A DNA window from Streptomyces sp. CA-278952 contains the following coding sequences:
- a CDS encoding GNAT family N-acetyltransferase, with translation MFAVSLGDDGAELCPLEVWQAEELLAHMDRARELVDAWIPLAASVTDLDSARALLQRYAEKQAADTGRLYGIRLDGVLVGSVLFRIFDAESGNCEIGVWLEPAAQGRGLITRAAERLIDWAVQMRGMHRVEWVASAANTRSIAVAQRLGMTRDGVMRQSYLHRGVRHDTEIWSVLAPEWRARSGR, from the coding sequence ATGTTCGCCGTATCCCTGGGTGACGACGGGGCGGAGCTGTGCCCGCTGGAGGTCTGGCAGGCCGAGGAGCTCCTCGCCCACATGGACCGGGCCCGGGAGCTGGTCGACGCCTGGATCCCGCTCGCCGCGTCCGTCACCGACCTGGACTCGGCGCGGGCCCTGCTCCAGCGGTACGCGGAGAAGCAGGCGGCGGACACCGGGCGGCTGTACGGCATCAGGCTGGACGGCGTCCTCGTCGGCAGCGTCCTCTTCCGGATCTTCGACGCGGAGTCGGGCAACTGCGAGATCGGCGTGTGGCTGGAGCCCGCCGCCCAGGGCCGCGGCCTGATCACCCGCGCCGCCGAGCGCCTGATCGACTGGGCGGTGCAGATGCGCGGCATGCACCGCGTGGAGTGGGTCGCCTCCGCCGCGAACACCAGGTCGATCGCGGTGGCGCAGCGGCTCGGCATGACCCGGGACGGGGTGATGCGGCAGAGCTACCTCCACCGGGGCGTACGCCACGACACCGAGATCTGGTCGGTCCTCGCCCCGGAATGGCGGGCCCGCAGCGGGCGCTGA
- a CDS encoding MMPL family transporter has product MAAIARWCIRHRLVAVLLWLAALGGAAAAAGFAGSAYSNDYEVPGTESGRATELLSRGFTDLGGDTDTVVWHTTGSTVRAADVEQTMTRTLHAIEELPGVGAVTGPYGGTGPGQISEDGHTAYATVTFDHPVDEIPASQARALVDTAKGAEADGLQVELGGTAVALTEAPSVHLAEGVGVVVAAVVLFLAFGSLAASLLPIATALVSVGTAYAGIVLLGHAMTVADFAPMLGMLIGLGVGIDYALFIVTRHRRGLRRGMSVDEAAQNAVTTTGRAVVFAGATVCIALLGMLILRLGFLNGVAIAASLTVVLTVMASVTLLPALLSLIGMRALSRRERRQLAEHGPRPELPTGFAARWSAFVERHPKLLGSIAAVVMLVLALPALGLHLGTSDQGNNPATATTRQAYDLIADGFGPGVNGPLTIAAQLDGADDRLALDSLPERLRTTEGVDSVSPVTYNSAGDTAFLTVVPASSPQSQDTSELVDRIRDDVLPPVRDNTSLEAHVGGVTASYDDFAEIIVGKLPLFVGVVISLGCLLLLLAFRSIGIPLKAAVMNVAAVASSFGVVVAVFQWGWGSELLGLGSAGPIEPFLPVIMVSVLFGLSMDYQVFLVGRMYEEWLETGDNRRAVRVGLAETGRVINSAAVIMISVFLAFVLSGDRVIAMFGIALATAVALDAFVLRTLLVPALMHMLGGANWWLPGWLEKRLPRISIEPPDCVPLRAKIPETRGTGAEEGAGPVTGRPAEKEHDVRRIPG; this is encoded by the coding sequence TTGGCTGCCATCGCCCGCTGGTGCATCAGGCACCGCCTCGTCGCCGTTCTCCTCTGGCTCGCCGCCCTCGGCGGGGCCGCCGCCGCGGCGGGCTTCGCGGGTTCCGCGTACTCCAACGACTACGAGGTCCCCGGCACCGAGTCCGGCCGCGCCACCGAACTGCTCTCCCGCGGTTTCACCGACCTCGGCGGCGACACCGACACCGTCGTGTGGCACACCACCGGCTCCACGGTCCGGGCCGCCGACGTCGAGCAGACCATGACCCGGACGCTCCACGCGATCGAGGAGCTGCCGGGCGTCGGCGCGGTCACCGGCCCCTACGGAGGCACCGGCCCCGGCCAGATCAGCGAGGACGGCCACACCGCGTACGCCACGGTCACCTTCGACCACCCCGTCGACGAGATCCCCGCCTCCCAGGCCCGCGCCCTCGTCGACACCGCGAAGGGAGCCGAGGCCGACGGGCTCCAGGTCGAGCTGGGCGGCACCGCCGTCGCCCTCACCGAAGCCCCCTCCGTCCACCTCGCCGAAGGCGTCGGCGTCGTCGTCGCGGCCGTCGTGCTCTTCCTCGCCTTCGGCTCGCTCGCCGCCAGCCTGCTGCCCATCGCCACCGCCCTGGTCTCCGTGGGCACCGCCTACGCGGGCATCGTGCTCCTCGGCCATGCGATGACCGTGGCGGACTTCGCCCCGATGCTCGGCATGCTCATCGGGCTCGGCGTGGGCATCGACTACGCCCTCTTCATCGTCACCCGGCACCGCAGAGGCCTCCGGCGCGGCATGTCCGTCGACGAGGCCGCGCAGAACGCCGTCACGACCACCGGCCGCGCCGTCGTCTTCGCCGGGGCCACCGTCTGCATCGCCCTGCTCGGCATGCTGATCCTGCGGCTCGGCTTCCTCAACGGCGTTGCCATCGCCGCCTCGCTCACCGTCGTCCTCACCGTGATGGCCTCGGTCACCCTGCTGCCCGCGCTGCTCTCCCTCATCGGAATGCGGGCGCTCAGCCGCCGCGAGAGGCGACAGCTCGCCGAACACGGACCGCGGCCCGAGCTGCCTACCGGCTTCGCCGCCCGCTGGTCCGCCTTCGTGGAACGGCACCCGAAGCTCCTCGGCTCCATCGCGGCCGTCGTCATGCTGGTGCTCGCCCTGCCCGCCCTCGGCCTCCACCTGGGCACCTCGGACCAGGGCAACAACCCGGCCACCGCCACCACCCGGCAGGCCTACGACCTGATCGCCGACGGCTTCGGGCCAGGCGTCAACGGCCCCCTCACCATCGCCGCCCAGCTCGACGGCGCGGACGACCGGCTCGCGCTGGACTCGCTGCCCGAGAGACTGCGCACCACCGAGGGCGTCGACTCGGTCAGCCCGGTCACGTACAACAGCGCCGGCGACACCGCCTTCCTCACCGTCGTCCCCGCCTCGTCCCCCCAGTCACAGGACACCAGCGAGCTGGTCGACCGGATCCGCGACGACGTGCTGCCGCCGGTCCGGGACAACACCTCGCTGGAGGCGCACGTCGGCGGGGTGACGGCGAGTTACGACGACTTCGCCGAGATCATCGTCGGGAAACTGCCGCTCTTCGTCGGGGTCGTCATCTCACTCGGCTGTCTGCTCCTCCTCCTGGCGTTCCGCTCCATCGGCATCCCGCTCAAGGCCGCCGTGATGAACGTGGCCGCCGTAGCCTCCTCCTTCGGCGTCGTCGTGGCCGTCTTCCAGTGGGGCTGGGGGAGCGAGCTGCTCGGCCTCGGCAGCGCCGGGCCCATCGAACCCTTCCTCCCCGTGATCATGGTCTCGGTCCTCTTCGGCCTCTCCATGGACTACCAGGTCTTCCTCGTCGGCCGGATGTACGAGGAGTGGCTGGAGACCGGCGACAACCGGCGGGCCGTACGGGTCGGCCTCGCCGAGACCGGGCGGGTCATCAACTCCGCCGCCGTGATCATGATCTCCGTCTTCCTCGCCTTCGTGCTCAGCGGCGACCGGGTCATCGCCATGTTCGGCATCGCGCTGGCCACCGCCGTCGCCCTGGACGCCTTCGTCCTGCGCACCCTGCTGGTGCCCGCCCTGATGCACATGCTCGGCGGGGCGAACTGGTGGCTGCCGGGCTGGCTGGAGAAGCGGCTGCCCAGGATCAGCATCGAGCCGCCCGACTGCGTACCGCTCCGTGCGAAGATCCCGGAGACACGCGGTACGGGGGCGGAAGAGGGCGCCGGACCGGTGACGGGCCGCCCCGCCGAGAAGGAGCACGATGTTCGCCGTATCCCTGGGTGA